A genome region from Methylohalobius crimeensis 10Ki includes the following:
- a CDS encoding FAD-binding and (Fe-S)-binding domain-containing protein, translating into MSANAPPALTELDRTLEGDVLGDPLSRMLYATDASPYQQLPRAIARPRGRNDCIAVMQFAARQRLPLIPRAAGTSLAGQCVGEGLVVDCSRYMNQILEVDGARRRVRVQPGVIRDDLNEKLRPQGLMFAPDPSTSNRCTVGGMLGNNASGIHGLRYGTTREHVHSVEAVLSDGSVARFGPLRPEALEEKLRLENLEGQIYRTVYHLIEAHRDLILLRFPRPDHIPRNAGYALDVLASGQPWVPQGPAFNLARLLCGSEGGLALVTEIELNLVPLPTSRKLLCIHFEEVDRALKAVAPVLSHGPAALELVDRHILALTQNNLEQRRNRFWLQGDPGAVLLAEFTGQSDQDLDDQLTGVLTELRGPHMGYAHVVLDPPEMEQAWTLRKAGLGLLMGIPGRKKAVTGIEDTAVAVADLPAYVRDMQNLMARHGTECVIYGPVGRGMIHFRPQLDLASEQQKFTQILEEVADLVIRYRGTLSAKHGDGRLRAPFLERLMGREIIKLLQAVKQVFDPHDLLNPHASLDNRRLTEHLRLAGHRQPVSTHFDWRRQGGFETATSQCNGAGVCLKTAGHGTMCPSYMATREEKHGTRGRANIFRQVMANPAGWAGEDAGLLREALDLCLSCKGCKAECPANVDMARMKAEFLQHYHDRFGLPRRARLVGNLDRLIGTAGRFPRLSNVLSAPGRIKSLLGFHPQRPLPPLAPQRFSHQLRQRPADTGQGETVVLFNDLFTEYYEPHIGIAALEVLNRLGCRVRITPCLESGRIQISQGMLRQARERLTSAVEQLYPHAAAGRFIVGLEPSEVLTFRDEAVDLLADGKLRQKARRIAEQILLFEEFIAKKAASSARSLFSPLGKEVLVHGHCHEKALVGMEPLLATLSVIPDTRIEAIPSGCCGMAGIFGYEKEHYEISLAIAELVLLPAIRQADPDSLVVAPGTSCRRQILDCLGVRAYHPAEVLHLALEDDTIPPPIIEYEK; encoded by the coding sequence ATGTCAGCTAATGCACCGCCCGCCTTGACTGAACTCGATCGGACCCTCGAGGGCGATGTGCTGGGCGATCCGTTGTCCCGCATGCTCTACGCCACCGATGCCTCGCCCTATCAGCAACTGCCCCGGGCGATCGCCAGGCCGCGCGGCCGAAATGACTGCATCGCCGTCATGCAATTCGCCGCCCGCCAGCGACTCCCCTTGATTCCGCGAGCGGCGGGCACCAGTCTGGCCGGCCAATGCGTGGGCGAAGGTCTGGTGGTCGATTGCAGCCGCTATATGAACCAAATTCTGGAAGTGGACGGTGCCCGTCGGCGGGTGCGGGTACAGCCGGGGGTGATCCGGGACGATCTCAACGAAAAACTGCGGCCTCAAGGACTGATGTTCGCTCCCGACCCCTCCACCTCCAACCGCTGCACGGTCGGCGGCATGCTGGGCAACAATGCCTCGGGCATCCACGGCTTGCGCTATGGCACCACGCGCGAGCATGTCCATTCGGTGGAAGCAGTGTTGAGCGACGGCAGCGTGGCCCGGTTCGGTCCCTTGAGGCCGGAAGCATTGGAGGAGAAGCTTCGGCTAGAAAACTTAGAGGGCCAAATTTATCGCACCGTTTACCACCTGATAGAAGCGCACCGCGATTTGATCCTCCTGCGCTTCCCCCGTCCCGACCATATCCCCCGAAATGCGGGCTATGCCTTGGATGTGCTGGCGAGCGGGCAGCCTTGGGTGCCACAGGGTCCGGCCTTCAACCTGGCCAGGCTCCTGTGTGGCAGCGAGGGCGGCTTGGCCCTGGTAACCGAAATTGAATTGAATCTGGTCCCCTTGCCCACCTCCCGGAAACTGCTATGCATCCACTTCGAGGAGGTCGACCGGGCTTTGAAAGCCGTCGCTCCCGTCCTGTCCCACGGGCCGGCGGCCCTGGAACTGGTGGATCGGCATATCCTGGCCTTGACCCAGAACAACCTGGAACAGCGGCGCAACCGGTTTTGGCTGCAAGGCGATCCGGGCGCGGTCCTGCTGGCCGAATTCACTGGCCAATCGGATCAGGATTTGGACGACCAATTGACCGGCGTGCTCACGGAACTGCGCGGGCCGCACATGGGCTATGCCCATGTGGTACTGGACCCGCCCGAAATGGAACAAGCCTGGACCTTGCGCAAAGCCGGGTTGGGGCTCCTGATGGGCATCCCCGGCCGGAAAAAGGCGGTGACCGGCATCGAGGATACCGCGGTGGCGGTCGCCGATCTGCCCGCCTATGTCCGGGACATGCAAAATCTGATGGCCCGCCACGGGACGGAATGCGTGATTTATGGCCCGGTGGGCCGGGGGATGATCCACTTTCGCCCCCAACTGGACCTGGCGAGCGAACAACAGAAATTCACCCAAATTTTGGAAGAGGTGGCCGATCTGGTCATCCGCTACCGCGGAACCCTTTCCGCCAAACACGGCGACGGCCGTTTGCGGGCGCCTTTTCTGGAACGCCTGATGGGCCGGGAAATAATCAAGCTGTTACAAGCGGTCAAGCAGGTGTTCGATCCCCATGACCTGCTGAATCCCCATGCCTCCCTCGACAACCGGCGACTGACCGAGCACTTGCGGCTTGCCGGCCACAGGCAACCGGTTTCCACCCATTTCGACTGGCGCCGGCAGGGAGGCTTCGAGACCGCCACCTCCCAATGCAACGGCGCGGGGGTTTGCTTGAAAACCGCCGGCCACGGCACCATGTGTCCTTCTTACATGGCCACGCGCGAGGAAAAGCACGGCACCCGCGGCCGGGCTAATATCTTCCGGCAGGTGATGGCCAACCCCGCCGGATGGGCCGGCGAGGATGCCGGTTTATTGCGCGAAGCCCTCGATCTGTGCCTGTCGTGCAAGGGCTGCAAGGCGGAATGTCCCGCCAATGTGGACATGGCCCGCATGAAAGCCGAATTCCTGCAGCATTATCACGACCGGTTCGGTTTGCCCCGGCGGGCTCGGCTGGTGGGGAATCTCGACCGCCTCATCGGAACCGCCGGCCGTTTCCCCCGACTGAGCAACGTATTGTCCGCTCCGGGCCGGATCAAATCGCTGCTGGGATTTCACCCCCAACGCCCCCTGCCGCCCTTGGCCCCACAGCGCTTCAGCCATCAGCTGAGGCAGCGCCCTGCCGATACCGGGCAGGGGGAAACGGTCGTCTTGTTCAACGACCTCTTCACCGAATATTACGAACCGCACATCGGTATCGCGGCTCTGGAAGTGTTAAACCGGCTGGGTTGCCGGGTTCGAATCACTCCTTGCCTGGAATCCGGGCGCATCCAGATCAGCCAAGGAATGCTGCGACAAGCCCGAGAGCGATTGACTTCAGCGGTGGAGCAGCTTTATCCCCATGCGGCGGCGGGCCGTTTCATCGTCGGTCTCGAACCGTCCGAGGTTTTGACTTTCCGAGACGAAGCCGTCGACTTGCTCGCCGACGGTAAGCTGAGACAAAAGGCTCGCCGGATCGCCGAGCAAATCCTTCTGTTCGAAGAATTCATCGCGAAGAAGGCGGCATCCTCGGCACGCTCCCTATTTTCCCCATTGGGAAAGGAAGTGTTGGTGCACGGCCACTGCCACGAAAAAGCCCTGGTGGGCATGGAACCGCTACTGGCAACGCTTTCCGTCATCCCCGACACCCGCATCGAGGCGATTCCTTCCGGCTGCTGCGGCATGGCGGGGATTTTCGGATACGAAAAAGAACATTACGAGATTTCTCTTGCAATCGCCGAACTCGTCCTGCTGCCGGCGATCCGGCAAGCGGATCCGGACAGCCTGGTAGTGGCACCGGGCACCAGCTGTCGACGGCAGATTCTCGACTGCCTGGGCGTGCGCGCCTACCATCCGGCGGAAGTGTTGCACCTGGCGTTAGAAGATGACACGATCCCACCCCCAATCATAGAATACGAAAAATGA
- a CDS encoding competence/damage-inducible protein A has product MKKDPTPASTEVICVGTELLLGDIRNSNAHFLARQLALLGIPHYYQTVVGDNPERIKQVISIACERSNLLVFTGGLGPTPDDLTTETLADFFGAPLEFRPEIWADIQEKYAHSHRSLPESNRKQALLPRGAEMLPNPIGSAPGMIWQPRSGLTLLTFPGVPGEMQRMWTETAAPYLISRGWGRTTIVSRTLRFWGIGESALAEKVASFLELENPTVAPYGGKGEVRLRISAGAATREAALALIEPVETSLRAVAGPDCYGSDDDSLASVAGARLRSQGQSLAVAESCHGGDLGRMIAQEPESADYFRGGVIACDPALMIALMGVEPEILERFGEASPQVAEQMARGVKRRFQSDWGLSVTGTADLIYIGLVTPDGQTRIHSHRFATYRGREWIRHLSACSALDRLRRILSHGDVPDDFHS; this is encoded by the coding sequence ATGAAAAAAGATCCCACCCCGGCCAGCACCGAAGTCATCTGTGTCGGCACCGAATTGTTGCTGGGCGACATTCGTAACAGCAACGCCCATTTTTTGGCCCGGCAATTGGCGCTGCTGGGTATTCCCCACTATTACCAAACCGTGGTCGGGGACAATCCCGAGCGGATCAAGCAGGTGATTTCCATCGCCTGCGAGCGTTCCAATTTGCTCGTCTTTACCGGCGGTCTCGGTCCGACTCCGGACGATCTGACCACGGAAACCTTGGCCGACTTTTTCGGGGCGCCGCTGGAGTTTCGCCCCGAAATTTGGGCGGACATCCAGGAGAAATACGCCCATTCCCATCGTTCTCTGCCGGAGAGCAACCGCAAGCAGGCCCTGCTTCCCCGCGGCGCCGAGATGTTGCCCAACCCCATCGGCAGCGCCCCGGGGATGATCTGGCAGCCTCGTTCCGGATTGACTTTGCTGACCTTTCCCGGCGTACCCGGCGAAATGCAGCGGATGTGGACCGAAACCGCCGCGCCTTATCTGATAAGCCGGGGCTGGGGGCGAACCACCATCGTCAGCCGAACGTTACGCTTCTGGGGAATCGGCGAGTCGGCGTTGGCGGAAAAGGTCGCCTCTTTTCTGGAACTCGAAAACCCGACCGTAGCACCCTACGGCGGCAAGGGCGAAGTCCGACTCAGAATCAGCGCCGGCGCTGCCACCCGGGAGGCGGCCTTGGCCTTGATCGAGCCGGTGGAAACGAGCTTGCGGGCAGTGGCGGGACCGGACTGCTACGGCAGCGACGACGATTCCCTGGCATCCGTGGCGGGAGCCCGGCTGCGGTCGCAAGGTCAATCCCTTGCCGTCGCCGAATCCTGCCACGGCGGAGACCTGGGTCGGATGATCGCTCAGGAACCGGAAAGCGCCGATTACTTCCGCGGCGGCGTGATCGCCTGCGACCCGGCTTTGATGATCGCTCTGATGGGTGTCGAGCCGGAGATTCTGGAGCGGTTTGGAGAGGCCAGTCCGCAAGTCGCCGAGCAAATGGCTCGGGGGGTCAAACGGCGATTTCAGTCGGACTGGGGCCTGAGCGTTACCGGAACCGCGGACCTAATCTACATCGGCCTGGTCACCCCCGACGGCCAAACCCGAATCCATAGCCACCGCTTCGCCACCTACCGCGGTCGGGAGTGGATCCGGCACCTCAGCGCCTGCTCCGCCCTGGATCGCTTGCGACGCATCCTGTCGCATGGAGACGTGCCGGACGATTTTCACTCCTAG
- a CDS encoding mitochondrial fission ELM1 family protein yields the protein MTKAVENYNRSDSLSRVWLLCGHKAGDNQQLLALADALAWPYTVKRMHYRAYELLVGRWGATLAGIRRKQSDALDPPWPDLILTAGRRNEPVALWIRKQAAETGRTVRIVHLGRPWAPLRYFDLIVTTPQYQLPRLSNVYYIPFPLHRLTGEKLRSAAADWRSKITAPGPYIALLVGGSSGPYVFDARAASELARQASVLAREKGASLLVTGSARTSAEAMEALAERIDVPAEIHRWRPSDPDNPYLGYLALAEEVIVTGESMSMLAEACFTGKPVHIFPFGAGRWAMRAESPLPPGRHWWDRERLKAWRSAIGLILAPRRLRRDIRRILQDAIAVGRAVWLGEPFVAGPPPLADELARTVEQVRTMLKKSVQEGMQETISK from the coding sequence ATGACCAAAGCAGTCGAAAATTATAACCGATCCGACTCTCTTTCACGGGTTTGGCTGTTGTGCGGCCACAAAGCAGGGGACAACCAGCAGCTTCTCGCCTTGGCCGACGCACTCGCTTGGCCCTATACCGTCAAACGCATGCACTATCGCGCATATGAGTTGCTGGTCGGTCGCTGGGGCGCGACTTTGGCGGGAATCCGGCGCAAGCAAAGCGATGCCCTCGATCCGCCTTGGCCGGATCTGATCCTGACCGCCGGGCGTCGCAACGAGCCGGTGGCGCTCTGGATTCGAAAGCAGGCCGCCGAAACCGGCCGAACCGTGCGAATCGTCCATCTGGGCCGGCCGTGGGCGCCACTTCGTTATTTCGATTTAATCGTGACCACGCCCCAATATCAATTGCCTCGTTTGTCTAACGTCTACTACATCCCCTTTCCGCTTCATCGTCTGACGGGCGAAAAACTGCGGTCGGCGGCGGCCGATTGGAGATCGAAGATCACCGCGCCCGGGCCTTATATCGCCCTCCTGGTGGGGGGCAGCAGCGGACCTTATGTTTTCGATGCGCGCGCAGCGTCGGAACTGGCTCGGCAGGCCAGCGTGCTGGCGCGGGAAAAAGGCGCCTCTCTACTCGTGACCGGCAGTGCCAGAACTTCGGCCGAGGCGATGGAGGCTCTGGCCGAGCGAATCGATGTGCCGGCCGAGATCCATCGCTGGCGGCCGAGCGATCCGGACAATCCTTATTTGGGGTATCTCGCCTTGGCGGAGGAGGTTATCGTCACGGGCGAGAGCATGTCCATGCTCGCCGAGGCGTGCTTTACCGGCAAGCCGGTCCATATTTTTCCATTCGGCGCCGGACGATGGGCGATGCGAGCCGAATCCCCCCTCCCGCCGGGGCGGCACTGGTGGGATCGGGAGCGGCTGAAGGCTTGGCGTAGTGCGATCGGCCTCATTCTGGCGCCGCGGCGGCTACGACGCGATATTCGCCGGATTCTGCAGGATGCGATTGCAGTCGGGCGAGCGGTATGGCTGGGAGAGCCCTTCGTAGCGGGACCGCCTCCCTTGGCGGATGAGTTGGCGCGCACGGTGGAGCAAGTGAGAACCATGCTAAAAAAGTCCGTTCAAGAAGGAATGCAGGAAACCATTTCAAAATAA
- a CDS encoding ABC transporter substrate-binding protein — MWIRLSVLALFFWLSPVGAEETLFIAYLGQEREDLRPIATNLDPLHQDAGLRGAELGIADNNTTGRFVGQNFRLLEAVVGPDEDPARAFYFLLREGYRHILVNLPAEKLLALADMPGAEDILLYNVGAYDDRLRNDDCRANLLHTLPSYAMRADALGQYLKKRRWTDWFLVSGQQPRDAGFAAALKRSAERLGIDIVAEKPWTHTFDARRTAESLVPVFTQGVNYDILLLADEADLFGDYFPYRTWLPRPVAGSHGLIATAWHPAHERWGAEQLQNRFRDKTGRWMESEDYAGWLAVRAVGEAATRTQSTEFNAIREYLLSDRLALAGFKGRPLSFRPWNGQMRQPILLTGPHAVVTVAPLKEFLHPVNELDALGYDERESNCHLRR; from the coding sequence ATGTGGATTCGATTGTCCGTTTTGGCGCTATTTTTCTGGCTGTCTCCGGTGGGGGCGGAAGAAACGCTTTTCATCGCCTATCTCGGCCAGGAACGCGAGGATCTGAGGCCGATCGCCACCAACTTGGATCCACTCCACCAAGACGCCGGCCTTCGCGGGGCGGAACTGGGCATCGCCGACAACAACACCACCGGCCGCTTCGTCGGCCAGAATTTCCGTTTATTAGAAGCCGTGGTGGGACCAGACGAAGACCCGGCAAGGGCTTTCTATTTCTTGCTCCGGGAAGGCTACCGCCATATCCTCGTCAACCTGCCGGCGGAAAAACTCCTCGCCCTGGCGGACATGCCGGGTGCGGAAGATATTTTATTGTACAACGTCGGCGCCTACGACGATCGCCTGCGCAACGACGATTGCCGCGCCAACCTCCTGCATACCCTCCCCAGTTACGCCATGCGCGCCGATGCCCTGGGGCAATATCTGAAAAAGCGGCGCTGGACCGACTGGTTTCTGGTTTCCGGCCAGCAGCCCCGGGACGCGGGTTTCGCCGCCGCCCTCAAACGCAGCGCCGAGCGGCTGGGAATCGACATCGTCGCCGAAAAGCCCTGGACCCATACCTTCGACGCCCGGCGCACCGCCGAATCGTTGGTTCCGGTCTTCACCCAGGGAGTGAACTACGATATCCTGCTGCTGGCCGATGAGGCGGACCTGTTCGGCGATTATTTTCCCTACCGCACCTGGCTGCCGCGGCCGGTGGCCGGTAGCCACGGCTTGATCGCCACCGCCTGGCATCCGGCCCACGAGCGCTGGGGCGCGGAGCAACTGCAAAACCGCTTTCGGGACAAGACCGGACGCTGGATGGAATCGGAAGATTACGCCGGCTGGCTGGCGGTTCGCGCCGTCGGCGAAGCCGCCACCCGAACCCAAAGCACCGAGTTCAATGCAATCCGTGAGTATCTATTAAGCGACCGCTTGGCCCTGGCCGGCTTCAAGGGCAGACCGTTGTCGTTTCGCCCCTGGAACGGTCAAATGCGCCAACCGATTCTGCTGACCGGGCCGCACGCGGTGGTGACGGTGGCGCCTTTGAAGGAGTTCTTACACCCGGTCAACGAACTGGACGCGCTGGGATACGACGAGCGCGAATCCAACTGTCATTTAAGGAGATGA
- a CDS encoding PQQ-dependent catabolism-associated beta-propeller protein yields MGKLESADIRGSIAAEDGPEHAVYVYISLHDDLRWWLLVLSLLIACPSYADTVLVTLEKDNALAVVDDDAMELTRTVKIGRRPRDIKLSPDYRKLYVAASDDDTIQVLDGDTYKIIGDLPSGDDPETFAIDPKGERMYVSNEDDNQVTVIDLASGEVVKTIPVGVEPEGIAVSPDGRWVVSTSETTNMAHWIDTQTLEIAHNTLVDPRPRAATFTADSKQLWVTSEIGSTLTVIDASSQQEVKKLHFKIPGVTQELIQPVGVVVDSRRRYGYVALGPANRVAVVDAQKLEVVKYLLTGQRVWHLAFADDGKRLYTTNGTSHDVTVIDTARLKPIKSIPVGHYPWGVAVKP; encoded by the coding sequence ATGGGTAAGCTTGAGTCCGCCGACATTCGAGGATCGATAGCCGCTGAAGACGGCCCTGAACACGCTGTATATGTATACATTTCCCTGCACGACGATCTTCGCTGGTGGCTGCTCGTACTGAGCCTCCTGATTGCTTGCCCGAGTTATGCCGATACCGTCCTGGTCACTTTGGAGAAGGACAACGCCCTGGCGGTGGTGGACGACGATGCGATGGAACTGACCCGTACGGTCAAGATCGGCCGCCGCCCTCGCGACATCAAGCTCAGCCCCGATTACCGGAAACTGTACGTGGCCGCCAGCGACGACGACACCATCCAGGTTCTGGACGGCGACACCTATAAGATCATCGGCGATCTTCCCTCGGGAGACGATCCGGAGACCTTCGCCATCGACCCGAAGGGCGAGCGCATGTACGTCTCCAACGAGGACGACAACCAGGTGACGGTGATCGATCTGGCGAGCGGGGAGGTGGTCAAAACCATCCCGGTGGGGGTGGAGCCGGAAGGCATCGCGGTGAGTCCCGACGGCCGATGGGTAGTGAGCACCTCGGAAACTACCAACATGGCCCACTGGATCGATACCCAAACCTTGGAGATCGCCCACAACACGCTGGTGGACCCCCGCCCACGGGCGGCCACCTTCACCGCCGACAGCAAACAACTCTGGGTAACTTCGGAAATCGGCAGCACCTTGACCGTCATCGACGCCTCCAGCCAACAGGAAGTCAAAAAGCTCCACTTCAAGATCCCCGGGGTCACCCAGGAGCTGATCCAGCCGGTAGGCGTGGTGGTGGATTCCCGGCGTCGCTACGGCTACGTCGCCCTGGGTCCGGCCAACCGGGTGGCGGTGGTCGACGCCCAAAAACTGGAAGTGGTCAAGTATCTTTTGACCGGCCAACGGGTTTGGCACCTGGCCTTCGCCGACGACGGCAAACGCCTCTACACCACCAACGGCACCAGCCACGACGTGACCGTGATCGACACCGCCCGGCTCAAGCCGATCAAATCCATCCCGGTGGGCCATTACCCCTGGGGGGTCGCGGTCAAGCCATGA
- a CDS encoding ABC transporter ATP-binding protein has protein sequence MNAPLEIENVGFAYGKKPTLDEIAFTVPEGRCTLLLGPNGAGKTTLFNLITRLFDSPTGRIRIAGFDNRKHPRRALARMGVVFQQPTLDLDLSVLQNLRYHAALHGLGGREARDRIETELERFGLREYRKSKIRSLSGGYRRRVEIARALLHRPTLLLLDEPTVGLDIPSRQALVRHLHQLAREQTIGVLWATHLLDEVAPTDELIVLHKGKVRATGVVAEVIRQTQVETLTEAFQMLTEEKAAWA, from the coding sequence ATGAACGCCCCCCTGGAAATCGAAAACGTCGGCTTCGCCTATGGCAAGAAGCCGACTTTGGACGAGATTGCCTTCACCGTTCCCGAGGGCCGTTGTACGCTCCTCTTGGGACCCAACGGCGCGGGAAAAACCACCCTGTTCAATCTGATCACCCGTCTCTTCGACAGCCCCACCGGCCGCATCCGCATCGCCGGTTTCGACAACCGCAAACACCCCCGCCGGGCGCTGGCGCGAATGGGGGTGGTGTTCCAGCAACCGACCCTGGATCTGGATCTGAGCGTGCTGCAGAACCTGCGCTATCACGCCGCCCTGCACGGCCTCGGTGGGCGTGAAGCCCGCGACCGGATCGAAACCGAACTGGAACGCTTCGGATTGCGCGAATACCGCAAGTCCAAAATCCGCAGTCTGAGCGGCGGCTACCGGCGGCGGGTGGAAATCGCCCGCGCCCTGCTCCACCGTCCCACCTTGCTGCTCCTGGACGAACCCACGGTGGGCCTCGACATTCCCAGCCGCCAGGCGCTGGTCCGGCACCTTCATCAACTGGCCCGGGAGCAAACCATCGGCGTTTTATGGGCCACCCATCTGCTGGACGAGGTCGCGCCCACCGACGAATTGATCGTCCTCCATAAAGGGAAGGTCCGCGCCACCGGCGTGGTCGCCGAAGTCATCCGCCAAACCCAAGTGGAAACCCTGACTGAAGCCTTCCAGATGCTGACCGAGGAGAAAGCCGCATGGGCCTGA
- a CDS encoding ABC transporter permease: protein MGLMHYLRATRAISARELLRFVHQRGRFVAALVRPLVWLFIFAAGFRSTLGIAVIPPYETYILYEEYITPGLTGMILLFNGMQSSLSMVYDREMGSMRMLLVAPLPRWYLLVSKLLASTLVSIVQAYVFLGIAWLYQIQPPPTGYLAVFPALILGGMMLGALGMLLSSFIKQLENFAGVMNFVIFPMFFLSTALYPLWRLEESSPLLATLARYNPFSQAVELIRFALYGHFNQYAFLYTLGTMSVFLILAVWGYNPSKGMLKRRGG, encoded by the coding sequence ATGGGCCTGATGCATTATTTGCGTGCCACCCGGGCCATCAGCGCCCGCGAATTGCTCCGTTTCGTCCATCAACGGGGACGTTTCGTCGCCGCCCTGGTGAGACCGCTGGTGTGGCTGTTCATCTTCGCCGCCGGTTTCCGCTCCACCCTGGGCATCGCGGTCATCCCGCCCTACGAGACCTATATTCTCTACGAGGAATACATTACCCCCGGGCTGACCGGGATGATCCTCCTGTTCAACGGCATGCAGAGCTCCCTGTCGATGGTATACGACCGGGAAATGGGCAGCATGCGGATGCTTCTGGTGGCCCCCCTGCCCCGTTGGTATCTGCTGGTCTCCAAATTGTTGGCGAGCACCCTGGTTTCGATTGTGCAGGCCTATGTATTTCTGGGCATCGCCTGGCTTTACCAAATCCAGCCGCCGCCCACGGGGTATCTGGCCGTGTTCCCGGCGCTAATCCTGGGCGGCATGATGCTGGGGGCCCTGGGAATGCTGCTGTCGTCTTTCATCAAGCAACTGGAGAATTTCGCCGGAGTGATGAACTTCGTCATTTTCCCCATGTTTTTCCTCTCCACCGCCCTGTATCCTCTTTGGCGGCTCGAGGAATCGAGTCCCCTGCTCGCCACCCTGGCCCGCTACAATCCCTTTTCCCAAGCGGTGGAGTTGATCCGCTTCGCCCTCTACGGCCACTTCAACCAATATGCATTTCTCTATACTTTGGGTACCATGTCGGTATTTTTGATCCTGGCCGTGTGGGGCTACAACCCCTCCAAAGGCATGCTGAAACGGAGAGGCGGATGA
- the rfbB gene encoding dTDP-glucose 4,6-dehydratase, which produces MNPTTWLVTGGAGFIGGNFVLRQLSRGETRIVNLDALTYAGNLDTLAPVMDDPNHVFVQGSIADRTLVRRLLDEYRPAAIVNFAAESHVDRSIDSPGDFIQTNVVGTFELLEAARRYWRELPEPDRRNFRFLHVSTDEVYGSLGPTGKFGETTPYRPNSPYSASKAGSDHLARAYHHTYGLPTLTTNCSNNYGPYQFPEKLIPLMILNAVEGKPLPVYGKGSNVRDWLYVADHCRAIERVLASGTPGEVYNIGGNNEKTNLEVVRTLCRHLDELLPNAPHRPHEQLITFVADRPGHDQRYAIDAGKIQRELEWTPEETFETGLAKTIRWYLDNQAWCRRVTDGSYRRERLGVTL; this is translated from the coding sequence ATGAATCCAACCACCTGGCTGGTGACCGGCGGTGCCGGCTTCATCGGCGGCAATTTCGTATTGCGACAATTAAGTCGAGGAGAGACCCGGATCGTCAATCTGGACGCGCTCACCTATGCCGGCAACCTGGACACCCTGGCGCCGGTGATGGACGACCCCAACCATGTTTTCGTCCAGGGATCGATTGCCGACCGGACCCTGGTGCGCCGCCTGCTCGACGAGTATCGTCCCGCGGCGATCGTCAACTTCGCCGCCGAAAGCCACGTGGACCGCTCCATCGATTCGCCCGGCGATTTCATCCAGACCAACGTGGTGGGCACCTTCGAGCTTCTGGAAGCCGCCCGCCGCTATTGGCGCGAACTGCCCGAACCCGACCGGCGAAACTTCCGCTTCCTGCACGTGTCCACCGACGAGGTTTACGGCTCGCTGGGCCCCACCGGCAAGTTCGGCGAAACCACGCCGTACCGACCCAATTCTCCCTATTCGGCTTCCAAGGCCGGTTCCGACCATCTGGCACGCGCCTACCATCACACTTACGGGCTGCCCACCTTGACCACCAACTGCTCCAACAACTACGGACCCTATCAATTTCCCGAGAAGCTGATTCCCCTGATGATCCTCAACGCCGTGGAAGGCAAACCGCTGCCGGTCTACGGCAAGGGATCGAACGTGCGCGACTGGCTTTACGTGGCCGATCACTGCCGGGCCATCGAGCGAGTCCTGGCCTCCGGCACCCCCGGAGAGGTCTACAACATCGGCGGCAACAACGAAAAAACCAATCTGGAAGTGGTGCGGACCCTTTGTCGACACTTGGACGAACTGTTGCCCAACGCTCCCCACCGCCCCCATGAACAATTGATTACCTTCGTCGCCGACCGTCCCGGCCACGACCAGCGCTATGCCATCGACGCCGGCAAAATCCAACGGGAACTGGAGTGGACACCTGAGGAAACCTTCGAAACGGGGCTGGCCAAGACAATTCGCTGGTACCTGGACAATCAAGCCTGGTGCCGAAGGGTCACCGACGGCAGTTACCGCCGCGAGCGCCTGGGAGTGACGCTATGA